The following coding sequences are from one Limnobacter sp. SAORIC-580 window:
- the glcF gene encoding glycolate oxidase subunit GlcF — protein MDTQLADWIKDTPDGKAADAILRKCVHCGFCTATCPTYQILGDELDSPRGRIYLIKQVLEGKQVTRKTQQHLDRCLTCRNCETTCPSGVKYGQLIDIGRKIVDERVERPMAEKLTRESLKMLMTNRPMFTAGMAMGKAVRGILPESIKKKVPAKRATLPFANTAHTRKVILLKGCVQPAMMPSIDSATSVILNALGIQSMVVQESGCCGAVKFHLNDHAGGLAQMKTNIDAWYSLLQSGEAEALVMNASGCGVTVREYAHHFENDKEYAAKAKLVSDKTLDIGEFITQQNADGLARLGTRVKAAIEQQRIPGTIAFHPPCTLQHGQQIKGVIENVLTTLGFKLTPVADSHLCCGSAGTYSVLQPELSKELKKRKLANLMAGKPQAIASANIGCLGHLESDATVDVRHWVEWVAQAV, from the coding sequence ATGGACACCCAACTCGCAGACTGGATCAAAGACACCCCCGATGGCAAGGCCGCAGATGCCATTTTGCGCAAGTGCGTGCACTGCGGTTTTTGCACAGCCACCTGCCCAACTTACCAAATACTGGGCGACGAATTGGACAGCCCACGCGGTCGTATTTACTTGATCAAGCAAGTGCTTGAAGGCAAGCAGGTAACCCGCAAAACCCAGCAACACCTGGACCGTTGCCTCACCTGCCGCAACTGCGAAACCACCTGCCCTTCCGGCGTGAAATATGGCCAGTTGATCGACATTGGCCGCAAAATCGTAGACGAGCGCGTAGAGCGCCCCATGGCTGAAAAACTGACCCGCGAAAGCCTGAAAATGCTCATGACCAACCGCCCCATGTTCACTGCGGGCATGGCCATGGGCAAGGCTGTGCGCGGCATACTGCCCGAAAGCATCAAGAAAAAAGTGCCTGCCAAGCGCGCCACCCTGCCATTTGCCAACACCGCACACACACGCAAAGTTATTTTGCTGAAAGGCTGCGTGCAGCCTGCAATGATGCCGTCGATTGACTCTGCAACATCGGTAATACTCAATGCGCTGGGCATTCAAAGCATGGTGGTACAGGAATCAGGCTGCTGTGGTGCCGTGAAGTTTCACCTGAACGACCATGCGGGTGGACTTGCACAAATGAAAACCAATATTGATGCCTGGTATTCACTGCTACAAAGCGGCGAGGCTGAGGCCTTGGTGATGAATGCATCAGGCTGCGGCGTAACCGTGCGTGAATATGCACATCACTTTGAGAACGACAAGGAATACGCCGCCAAAGCCAAACTGGTTAGCGACAAAACTCTGGACATTGGCGAGTTCATCACCCAACAAAACGCCGACGGGCTGGCGCGCCTTGGAACCAGAGTAAAGGCAGCCATTGAACAGCAACGCATTCCAGGCACCATTGCATTTCACCCGCCGTGCACATTGCAACATGGCCAACAAATCAAGGGCGTGATTGAAAATGTGTTGACTACTCTTGGCTTCAAACTAACTCCAGTTGCGGACTCCCATTTGTGCTGCGGATCAGCGGGCACCTATTCAGTATTGCAACCCGAACTGTCCAAAGAACTGAAGAAACGCAAGCTGGCCAATTTGATGGCGGGCAAACCCCAAGCTATTGCATCGGCCAATATTGGTTGCTTGGGTCATTTGGAAAGTGATGCCACCGTGGACGTGCGGCATTGGGTGGAGTGGGTGGCGCAAGCAGTTTAA
- a CDS encoding M48 family metalloprotease gives MWRVWVEVLRFVWITCLGFALFYSSAQAATRTDIDHAIVQLGKTVPNMKLEVELTKTWSRAYVSDRIEGALLTMDPDFLSRLTPDGVLFVIAHEYAHVHLEHQKKLGSKAMELAGQPTPDMAFDAIERNPATMEKLHAMNRQFELDADEAATKWLASLGVTACTEDVLRSIDGADMMMPVVPSHPGYYSRRQVICRK, from the coding sequence ATGTGGCGTGTGTGGGTCGAAGTCTTGCGGTTTGTATGGATCACCTGTCTGGGCTTTGCCTTGTTTTACTCAAGCGCACAGGCGGCAACCCGCACTGACATCGACCATGCAATTGTTCAGTTGGGTAAAACAGTGCCTAATATGAAGCTTGAGGTTGAGCTGACAAAAACCTGGAGCAGGGCCTACGTGTCAGACCGCATCGAGGGCGCGCTGCTGACCATGGATCCTGACTTCTTGAGCCGCTTAACACCCGATGGCGTGTTGTTTGTGATCGCCCATGAATACGCCCATGTGCACCTGGAGCATCAGAAAAAATTGGGCTCTAAAGCCATGGAACTGGCTGGCCAGCCTACACCCGACATGGCTTTTGATGCGATTGAACGCAACCCGGCCACCATGGAAAAACTGCATGCAATGAACCGTCAATTTGAACTGGATGCTGACGAGGCTGCGACCAAATGGCTGGCCAGTTTGGGTGTTACTGCCTGCACCGAGGATGTGCTTCGCAGCATTGACGGTGCAGACATGATGATGCCAGTGGTGCCCTCGCACCCTGGCTACTACAGCCGTAGGCAGGTGATTTGCCGGAAGTGA
- a CDS encoding CmpA/NrtA family ABC transporter substrate-binding protein produces the protein MQQEIRIGVIALTDSAPFVVAQKTGFFEAENLTVELVKQASWATLRDKLAYGEIDAAHMLSPMAIALQLGLGGSPKKDVLAPLVLNRSGNAITVSKALAALISGLVEGETLGSALRAAKSRGERVMVFGTVFPFSMHTLQLRRWLRLNDVDPDQDVRFEVVPPIRMVGSLQAGLIDAFCVGEPYNSLAVNEGLGTIVATSNGLWPKAPEKVLGCTRAWAQENPEAMTGLTNALRRACLWLEGGMENRSKAAAWLSTSDHVNLPGSVLEMALLATIKGGTDPFIQFDGAELTEDQRPMFESLVVETHALTSFRPLDAIQFASGLKPFGF, from the coding sequence ATGCAACAGGAAATTCGCATCGGCGTGATCGCCTTGACTGATTCTGCGCCGTTTGTGGTGGCCCAGAAAACGGGTTTCTTCGAGGCGGAGAATTTGACTGTAGAACTGGTCAAGCAGGCGTCTTGGGCTACGCTACGCGACAAGCTCGCCTACGGGGAAATTGATGCGGCACACATGCTTTCGCCCATGGCTATCGCTCTTCAGTTGGGCTTGGGTGGTTCTCCCAAAAAAGATGTATTGGCACCATTGGTGTTGAACCGGAGTGGCAATGCGATTACGGTCAGCAAGGCCTTGGCGGCGTTGATATCCGGGCTGGTCGAGGGTGAAACCCTTGGCTCAGCCTTGCGTGCGGCAAAATCCCGGGGTGAGCGTGTGATGGTATTCGGCACGGTGTTCCCGTTTTCGATGCACACCCTGCAGCTGCGCCGTTGGTTGCGCTTGAACGATGTTGACCCGGATCAGGACGTGCGCTTTGAAGTGGTACCGCCGATCCGTATGGTGGGTTCATTGCAAGCGGGTTTGATTGACGCCTTTTGTGTTGGAGAACCCTACAATTCCTTGGCAGTGAATGAGGGTTTGGGCACTATTGTGGCGACATCGAATGGTTTGTGGCCCAAGGCCCCAGAAAAAGTCTTGGGTTGTACCCGTGCATGGGCTCAAGAAAATCCCGAGGCGATGACCGGTTTGACCAATGCTTTGCGTCGCGCGTGTTTGTGGTTGGAAGGTGGCATGGAGAATCGCAGCAAGGCAGCCGCTTGGTTATCTACTTCGGATCATGTGAATTTGCCAGGCTCCGTACTAGAAATGGCTTTGTTGGCGACGATCAAGGGTGGGACCGATCCGTTCATTCAGTTTGACGGCGCTGAGTTGACCGAAGATCAGCGCCCCATGTTTGAATCGCTGGTGGTTGAAACCCATGCCTTGACCAGTTTTCGACCCCTGGACGCCATACAGTTTGCAAGCGGTCTGAAGCCATTTGGTTTCTAG
- a CDS encoding ANTAR domain-containing response regulator translates to MVNSKTGKAATPPLKVLLVDEEPGRAAILERALLDAGYVLVSRLSSADRLVEHVAVSQPDIVIVDIDSPDRDCLENMAVLSRSNPKPVIMFSDEDNEETIASAIKAGVSAYVADGMNPDRVRPIVQVAVARFREFQALKNELQKTRDQLADRKLIDKAKGLLMKHRNFNEDEAYHAMRKLAMERNQRLVDTARNVIEVFEMLGGGGL, encoded by the coding sequence ATGGTCAATAGCAAAACCGGCAAAGCCGCCACACCTCCACTGAAAGTACTCTTGGTCGACGAAGAACCAGGCCGCGCTGCCATACTGGAACGCGCCTTGCTTGATGCAGGTTATGTGTTGGTGTCCCGTCTCAGTTCTGCTGATCGTTTGGTTGAGCATGTGGCGGTGTCCCAACCCGACATCGTGATTGTGGACATCGACTCGCCCGATCGCGATTGCCTGGAAAACATGGCCGTGTTGTCGCGTAGCAATCCCAAGCCGGTCATCATGTTTTCGGATGAAGACAACGAAGAGACGATTGCCAGCGCCATCAAGGCTGGCGTGAGTGCCTACGTGGCCGATGGCATGAACCCGGATCGGGTTCGACCCATTGTGCAGGTGGCGGTGGCGCGTTTTCGTGAGTTTCAGGCGCTAAAAAACGAGTTGCAGAAAACCCGGGATCAACTTGCAGACCGCAAGCTGATTGACAAAGCCAAAGGCCTGTTGATGAAGCACCGCAATTTTAATGAAGACGAGGCCTACCACGCCATGCGCAAGCTTGCCATGGAGCGTAATCAGCGTTTGGTTGACACTGCCCGCAACGTGATTGAGGTGTTTGAAATGTTGGGCGGAGGTGGCTTGTAA
- the pdxH gene encoding pyridoxamine 5'-phosphate oxidase translates to MSIADLRKDYTQATLDEADALANPLDFFKLWFDQALTADLPEPNAMTLATVNAQGRPSARIVLIKGLDARGITFFTNYESRKGQELAQNPHAAILFHWTELERQVRIEGRVEKCSPEESDAYYLSRPAGSRLGAWASPQSQVIDSRAVLEARVRQAQEEQQGDPQTRPPFWGGYRLVPDFFEFWQGRPSRLHDRLAYTLQGDSWAMSRLAP, encoded by the coding sequence ATGTCGATCGCTGATCTTCGAAAAGACTACACCCAAGCCACACTGGACGAAGCCGACGCCCTGGCCAATCCACTCGACTTCTTCAAGCTTTGGTTTGACCAGGCTTTGACTGCGGATTTGCCCGAACCCAATGCCATGACACTTGCGACGGTCAATGCACAGGGGCGACCCTCGGCCCGTATTGTGTTGATCAAGGGGCTGGATGCGCGCGGCATTACGTTTTTCACCAATTATGAAAGCCGCAAGGGCCAGGAGTTGGCGCAGAACCCGCATGCAGCCATTCTGTTCCACTGGACAGAACTGGAGCGACAGGTGCGGATCGAGGGGCGGGTAGAGAAGTGCAGTCCCGAAGAGTCTGATGCCTATTACCTGTCTCGACCGGCAGGTAGCAGATTGGGTGCTTGGGCTTCGCCGCAAAGCCAGGTAATCGATTCCCGTGCTGTGCTTGAAGCCAGGGTGCGTCAGGCTCAGGAAGAACAGCAGGGTGACCCGCAAACGCGGCCACCATTTTGGGGCGGTTACCGTTTGGTGCCCGATTTTTTTGAGTTTTGGCAGGGCCGTCCATCGCGACTTCACGATCGCCTGGCCTACACCTTGCAAGGTGATTCATGGGCAATGTCCCGCCTTGCTCCTTGA
- the xerD gene encoding site-specific tyrosine recombinase XerD produces the protein MKSNADLIDEFCTTLWLEEGLAKATLQAYRSDLQQLGNWLDEQFAENLLQTSSEHIRNHVHDLLELKPSSLNRKLSSYKRFYLWLNTTKQREDNPCTQLQSAKRGLRIPKTLSEKQVLDLLAAPDLSNAAGQRDKAMLEFMYASGLRVSELVNMPLRAIDLNVGAVKVLGKGKKERLVPMGEPARLAIQLYLQQARGELLKGKTSDFLFVTHFGTPMTRQGFWKNVKRLALIAGINTTVSPHVLRHAFATHLINHGADLRVVQLLLGHADIGTTQIYTHVAKEHLHTLLNQSHPRSKSR, from the coding sequence ATGAAGAGCAATGCCGATCTCATCGACGAATTCTGCACCACTTTGTGGCTTGAAGAAGGATTGGCCAAAGCCACACTGCAGGCTTACCGCAGCGACTTGCAACAACTGGGAAACTGGCTGGACGAACAGTTTGCGGAAAACCTGCTGCAAACCAGCAGTGAACACATCCGCAACCATGTACACGACCTGCTGGAATTAAAGCCCAGCAGCCTGAACAGAAAACTAAGCAGCTACAAACGTTTTTATTTGTGGCTGAACACCACCAAGCAACGCGAAGACAATCCCTGCACCCAACTGCAAAGTGCCAAACGCGGCTTGCGCATTCCCAAAACCCTGAGCGAGAAACAAGTACTGGACCTGCTAGCCGCACCCGACCTGAGCAACGCTGCAGGGCAGCGCGACAAGGCCATGCTTGAATTCATGTACGCCAGCGGCCTGCGGGTCAGTGAACTGGTGAACATGCCCTTGCGCGCCATTGACCTGAATGTTGGAGCAGTGAAGGTGCTGGGCAAAGGCAAGAAAGAACGCTTGGTGCCCATGGGCGAACCTGCAAGGCTGGCGATTCAGCTGTATTTGCAGCAGGCCCGTGGTGAGTTGTTGAAGGGGAAAACCAGCGACTTTTTATTCGTAACCCACTTTGGAACACCGATGACACGGCAAGGCTTCTGGAAAAACGTAAAGCGCCTGGCCTTGATTGCTGGAATCAACACCACAGTCAGCCCCCACGTGTTGCGGCACGCATTTGCCACGCATTTGATCAACCACGGCGCCGATCTGCGTGTGGTGCAGTTGTTGCTGGGCCACGCTGACATTGGCACCACCCAGATTTACACCCATGTGGCCAAAGAACACCTGCACACCTTGCTCAATCAAAGCCACCCACGATCAAAAAGTCGCTAA
- the plsY gene encoding glycerol-3-phosphate 1-O-acyltransferase PlsY — MLNFAAGLLIAYLIGSISFAVVVSKFVGLADPRTYGSKNPGATNVLRSGNKKAAVLTLLGDALKGTLAVALAFHFQDQLGYSRTDIAWIGLAAFIGHLYPVFFKFEGGKGVATALGVLLGLNWVLGLATAITWIVIAYFFRYSSLAALIAALFAVFYNALLFGINGQAAAITIMSALLIYRHKQNIANLIAGKESKIGQKKS, encoded by the coding sequence TTGCTTAATTTTGCCGCTGGCCTGCTGATCGCCTATTTGATTGGTTCTATTTCATTCGCAGTGGTTGTTTCCAAATTCGTGGGTTTGGCCGATCCACGCACTTACGGCTCAAAAAATCCTGGCGCCACGAATGTGCTGCGAAGCGGCAACAAAAAAGCAGCCGTGCTGACTTTGTTGGGTGATGCCTTGAAAGGCACGCTCGCCGTGGCCTTGGCCTTCCATTTTCAAGACCAATTGGGTTACAGCCGTACCGACATTGCCTGGATTGGATTGGCTGCGTTTATTGGTCACCTATACCCGGTGTTCTTCAAATTTGAAGGGGGTAAAGGCGTGGCCACCGCGCTGGGCGTGCTGCTTGGTTTGAACTGGGTACTGGGCCTGGCCACCGCCATTACCTGGATTGTAATTGCCTACTTCTTCCGCTATTCCTCGTTGGCAGCCCTGATCGCCGCGCTGTTTGCTGTGTTTTACAACGCACTGCTGTTCGGAATTAATGGACAGGCTGCTGCAATCACGATTATGTCCGCATTGCTCATCTATCGACACAAGCAGAACATTGCCAATTTGATTGCAGGCAAAGAAAGCAAAATTGGGCAGAAGAAAAGTTAA